In the genome of Puniceibacterium sp. IMCC21224, one region contains:
- a CDS encoding NAD(P)-dependent oxidoreductase has protein sequence MPILAGGRNLQRAEAIAAELGNSKGVALDLSRRDLGLAHGVSVGAVAMFVKDETLNGQLFAQDHGAAFIDISSAAFELGPQAAVFSERPQAAPVLLASNWLAGTSTFAALDLASSFDRIDSILVSALLDDQDIGGGAAEADYVRQTQAGPSGLLRKNGRFIWVSGKDAAGTFEAVDGRSFDAQAFGNLDVLSLSAATDAQDIVFQFAVGETSSRRRGERFSHEILVEIGGTSQDGRRTHARRAIVHPDGQAPMTALGVSLAIEDMLGLRTGKKLAPGLYLPHAVVDPTRAVNLLREIGVTIDDKWHHSDGFEAIRSEKLVP, from the coding sequence TTGCCTATTCTTGCAGGCGGTCGCAACCTTCAGCGAGCGGAAGCCATAGCCGCTGAGCTCGGCAACTCTAAGGGCGTGGCATTGGATTTGAGTCGCCGCGATCTCGGATTAGCTCATGGCGTTTCTGTCGGCGCTGTCGCCATGTTTGTCAAAGATGAGACCCTGAACGGCCAGCTCTTTGCGCAGGATCACGGTGCCGCCTTTATCGATATCTCAAGCGCAGCCTTCGAACTTGGGCCCCAGGCGGCGGTTTTCAGCGAGCGTCCGCAAGCCGCTCCCGTGCTGCTTGCCAGTAATTGGCTTGCTGGTACGAGCACATTTGCTGCTCTTGACCTCGCAAGCAGCTTTGATCGTATTGATAGCATCCTTGTATCGGCTTTGCTGGATGATCAGGATATTGGCGGGGGCGCTGCGGAAGCCGATTACGTGCGCCAGACACAGGCTGGACCGTCCGGCTTATTACGAAAGAACGGCCGCTTCATATGGGTCTCCGGAAAGGATGCGGCAGGTACGTTCGAGGCAGTGGACGGAAGAAGCTTTGACGCGCAAGCGTTCGGAAATCTTGACGTGCTGAGCTTGTCGGCAGCGACTGATGCACAGGATATTGTTTTTCAGTTTGCGGTTGGCGAAACCTCCTCTCGCCGACGCGGCGAAAGGTTTTCCCACGAGATACTGGTCGAAATCGGCGGCACCTCTCAGGATGGACGGCGGACGCACGCCAGGCGCGCTATAGTCCATCCTGATGGTCAGGCTCCCATGACCGCTCTGGGTGTCAGTTTGGCAATCGAAGACATGCTCGGGCTCAGGACAGGTAAGAAATTGGCCCCAGGACTGTACCTGCCGCACGCCGTTGTCGATCCCACGCGGGCGGTCAATCTGCTTCGCGAGATCGGTGTGACAATTGATGACAAATGGCATCATTCAGATGGCTTCGAAGCGATCAGGTCGGAGAAGCTGGTGCCATGA
- a CDS encoding putative glycolipid-binding domain-containing protein, with amino-acid sequence MHTVLWRRLDQQGHDACRIAATAQGWTIEGTAVFEQNGAVANLAYRLFCDRAWRSRSASVSGWIGDRPFNLILEHERTGDWRINGEIDPAMQGLSDVDLGFTPASNTNAIRRMDLSEGSDADCVAVWLDTEDWTVKRLPQSYHRTGPQTYAYASQQHDYRATLVTDGFGAITDHPGLWAMCRH; translated from the coding sequence ATGCACACCGTATTGTGGCGCCGATTAGATCAACAAGGGCACGATGCTTGTCGGATTGCTGCGACCGCGCAGGGTTGGACGATCGAAGGCACTGCTGTTTTCGAACAAAACGGAGCTGTCGCCAATCTGGCGTATCGCTTGTTCTGCGACCGCGCGTGGCGGAGTCGCAGTGCATCTGTATCGGGATGGATCGGTGATCGTCCTTTCAATCTGATCCTGGAACACGAGAGGACAGGGGATTGGCGAATAAATGGCGAAATCGACCCTGCTATGCAGGGGTTAAGTGACGTCGACCTCGGTTTCACGCCCGCCAGTAATACCAATGCGATCAGACGAATGGATCTCTCTGAGGGCTCCGACGCGGACTGCGTAGCGGTGTGGCTTGACACCGAAGATTGGACGGTAAAACGGCTGCCACAAAGCTACCATCGGACTGGCCCGCAAACCTATGCGTATGCCTCACAGCAGCACGATTACCGCGCGACGCTCGTCACGGACGGTTTTGGTGCGATAACCGATCATCCCGGACTTTGGGCCATGTGCCGACACTGA
- a CDS encoding endonuclease/exonuclease/phosphatase family protein, which produces MCLNGWGGKLHSALLPYVETTAPDILCLQEVIHSPESKKDWLTYRDGDHTLPQRANFFRDVSHALPNHVAVFCPAAQGVLWDEDEPIPSQFGLATFVHRSFPIIGQVQGFVHKDFSPVGYGDHPRSRSAHGIRVYDYTAKRTVSVTHMHGLRDLNGKMDTPERTAQARRFYNLSCQVSEPEDVVVVCGDFNVEPNSETLAILTNAGMTELVTGRGFASTRNTQYKKPGRFADYMAINQKEVVKEFDVIHDPEVSDHCPLVLKL; this is translated from the coding sequence ATGTGTCTGAACGGTTGGGGAGGAAAACTGCACAGTGCCCTATTACCGTATGTCGAAACCACCGCGCCCGACATCTTGTGCCTTCAGGAAGTCATTCATAGTCCAGAGTCCAAAAAAGATTGGCTGACCTACCGTGATGGTGATCATACTCTACCACAGCGCGCCAATTTCTTCCGTGATGTCTCGCATGCCTTGCCCAATCATGTCGCGGTCTTTTGTCCGGCAGCACAGGGCGTCCTTTGGGACGAGGATGAGCCAATTCCGTCGCAATTTGGACTGGCAACCTTCGTGCATCGATCCTTCCCAATAATTGGTCAGGTGCAGGGTTTCGTTCACAAAGACTTTTCACCGGTTGGCTATGGCGATCACCCTCGGTCTCGTAGCGCACACGGTATCAGGGTCTATGACTACACTGCCAAACGGACAGTTAGTGTCACACACATGCACGGGCTGCGCGACCTAAACGGCAAGATGGACACGCCCGAACGTACCGCCCAAGCGCGAAGGTTTTATAATCTTTCATGTCAGGTATCCGAACCTGAGGACGTGGTGGTCGTCTGCGGTGACTTCAATGTCGAACCAAACAGTGAAACTCTCGCGATCCTGACAAATGCTGGGATGACGGAATTGGTGACAGGTCGCGGTTTCGCCAGCACCCGAAACACGCAATACAAGAAGCCCGGACGGTTCGCAGACTACATGGCTATAAACCAAAAAGAGGTCGTGAAGGAGTTCGATGTCATCCACGATCCTGAAGTCTCGGATCACTGTCCGCTTGTTCTCAAGCTATAG
- a CDS encoding MarR family winged helix-turn-helix transcriptional regulator has protein sequence MDHVDKILEQWHRERPELSIAPMGTIGRIKRLHQHLMLGMAKTWAAHGLNAASFDVLATLRRSGSPYALSPGELMASTMVTSGTMTNRIDQLAKVGLIERVRNPADGRGFLVSLTNKGVEIIDTAVTEHVSTQANLVSALSDDKRAQLDDLLKRFLKGFEA, from the coding sequence ATGGATCACGTCGACAAAATTCTGGAGCAATGGCATCGGGAACGCCCCGAGCTGTCCATCGCGCCCATGGGCACGATCGGGCGGATCAAGCGTCTTCATCAGCATCTCATGCTGGGCATGGCAAAGACATGGGCCGCGCACGGTCTGAATGCCGCCAGTTTTGACGTGTTGGCAACATTGCGCAGATCCGGTTCGCCTTACGCCTTGTCGCCCGGTGAACTGATGGCATCCACAATGGTGACATCAGGCACAATGACGAACCGCATCGATCAACTGGCGAAGGTTGGATTGATTGAACGGGTCAGAAACCCGGCAGATGGCCGCGGCTTCCTCGTTTCTTTGACGAACAAAGGAGTCGAGATCATCGACACGGCTGTCACCGAGCATGTTTCAACCCAGGCGAATCTGGTCTCCGCCTTGTCAGACGACAAGCGCGCCCAACTGGATGACCTGCTCAAGCGATTTCTCAAGGGCTTCGAAGCCTGA
- a CDS encoding EamA family transporter — MRILKTAHELPSGTGWLTPLLCLLGGGALLGLSTNLAKYAGDVGLAPLAFLIWSITGAAILLLIIALLRNDPPPLNMGSLRYYTIAALVSVAGSNLIFFSTIPHIGAGFVALIIALPPLLTYLGALAIGIERFQALRALGVAAALAGAGILAIRKLSAPDADVLWILLALCGPVLLAVGNIYRTLHWPRDASPEALAPGMLVAASIMLGMTGLLPGFTLAVPMGDAMPFLLIAAQVPVFSGQFLLLFLLQKTAGPVLLSLLGSVGAVVGVPIAVLLQNEAVPDGLLPGAFLIALGVALVTWGGMKAATARKGVKS, encoded by the coding sequence ATGCGGATATTGAAGACGGCTCACGAACTTCCATCCGGCACAGGCTGGCTGACCCCGTTGCTTTGTCTTCTGGGCGGGGGGGCGCTCCTCGGGCTTTCCACCAATCTGGCAAAATATGCGGGCGACGTTGGATTGGCACCGCTGGCCTTCCTGATCTGGTCTATTACCGGGGCCGCAATCCTTTTGCTGATTATTGCCCTGCTGCGGAATGATCCGCCGCCTCTCAACATGGGCAGTCTGAGGTATTACACCATTGCCGCTTTGGTCAGTGTGGCCGGGTCGAACCTGATCTTCTTCTCGACCATCCCCCATATTGGCGCTGGGTTTGTCGCCCTGATCATCGCCCTGCCGCCGCTCTTGACCTATCTCGGGGCGCTGGCGATCGGGATCGAACGGTTTCAGGCTCTGCGCGCTCTTGGCGTTGCGGCGGCACTTGCTGGCGCGGGCATCCTGGCGATCCGCAAGTTGTCTGCGCCGGACGCCGATGTTCTCTGGATTCTGCTGGCGCTCTGCGGGCCGGTGCTACTGGCGGTCGGCAACATCTATCGCACATTGCACTGGCCGCGCGATGCGTCCCCCGAAGCATTGGCACCGGGGATGCTGGTAGCGGCCTCGATCATGCTGGGAATGACAGGTTTGCTTCCCGGCTTCACGCTCGCAGTGCCAATGGGCGATGCTATGCCATTTCTCCTGATTGCCGCGCAGGTACCGGTTTTCTCGGGACAATTCCTACTGCTGTTCCTGCTGCAGAAGACCGCCGGACCGGTTCTGCTGAGCCTGCTCGGATCGGTCGGCGCGGTTGTCGGCGTTCCTATCGCGGTATTGCTACAAAACGAAGCTGTGCCAGACGGTCTGTTGCCGGGAGCCTTCCTGATTGCTCTCGGTGTTGCTCTTGTCACATGGGGCGGCATGAAGGCAGCGACTGCACGCAAAGGCGTAAAATCGTGA
- a CDS encoding NAD(P)-dependent oxidoreductase yields the protein MKITILGATGSAGRRIVTEALSRGHEVTAVARKGSDDMPDKVTFNIGDAGISENVAQLAKGQDVVISAVRPSPGQESTVAETTKALLRGMGKSGTRLLVLGGAANLVVPGSDGKTVIENANYLPPEFRHIGQASLDQLEVCRTETEVDWAYLSPSASFNPGKRTGRYRTGQNELLVDSNGKSELSMEDAAVALLDEAENPKHHRAQFTIGY from the coding sequence ATGAAGATCACCATTCTTGGAGCGACCGGTAGTGCCGGTCGCCGGATTGTCACCGAAGCCCTGTCGCGAGGTCACGAGGTGACCGCTGTGGCACGCAAAGGCTCAGATGACATGCCGGACAAAGTCACCTTCAACATCGGTGATGCCGGAATTTCCGAAAATGTCGCTCAATTGGCCAAGGGTCAGGACGTCGTCATCAGCGCAGTTCGGCCCTCTCCGGGCCAAGAATCCACCGTCGCCGAGACAACCAAAGCTCTTCTGCGCGGCATGGGCAAAAGCGGGACCAGATTACTGGTTCTGGGCGGTGCTGCCAATCTCGTTGTGCCGGGCAGCGACGGAAAGACAGTGATCGAGAATGCGAATTATCTGCCGCCGGAATTTCGCCATATCGGTCAGGCCAGTCTCGACCAGTTGGAGGTTTGCCGCACTGAGACGGAGGTGGATTGGGCATACCTCAGCCCCTCAGCGTCGTTCAATCCGGGAAAACGCACCGGTCGCTATCGGACGGGCCAAAACGAGTTGCTGGTCGATTCCAACGGGAAATCGGAACTGTCGATGGAGGATGCCGCTGTGGCACTGCTGGACGAAGCGGAAAACCCGAAACACCACCGAGCGCAGTTCACCATTGGATACTGA
- a CDS encoding helix-turn-helix domain-containing protein, with translation MSRRTHDVAQAYKGRRKRVGDGEIRRLVTQGISKTRIARNLGVSCLTAYRALEPLKPNNKL, from the coding sequence ATGAGCCGACGGACGCACGACGTGGCGCAAGCCTACAAGGGACGACGTAAGCGAGTGGGCGACGGAGAAATCCGCAGGCTGGTAACGCAGGGCATTTCCAAGACCCGGATCGCCCGCAATCTCGGCGTGTCCTGCCTCACAGCCTATCGGGCGCTGGAACCCCTAAAACCGAATAACAAGCTATGA
- a CDS encoding helix-turn-helix domain-containing protein: MVDVTKDDRTQSLLTEGCLWRDVFNHVTSRWGFLILIALVNSPLRFYELRNTVEGISEKMLSQTVKLLMRDGLVSRHVEKTIPPQVSYALTDMGREIAMKLDVVSDWIGAHASEIEQAQARFDRIAG; this comes from the coding sequence ATGGTGGACGTGACTAAAGATGACAGAACCCAAAGCCTTCTTACGGAGGGCTGTCTATGGCGTGATGTCTTTAATCACGTCACAAGCCGTTGGGGATTTCTGATCCTGATCGCTCTGGTAAACAGCCCCTTGCGTTTCTACGAGTTGCGCAACACAGTTGAGGGTATCAGTGAGAAAATGCTGTCTCAAACTGTCAAACTACTCATGCGCGATGGTCTGGTGAGCCGACATGTAGAAAAAACCATTCCGCCCCAGGTATCTTACGCACTTACGGATATGGGCCGTGAGATCGCTATGAAGCTAGATGTCGTTTCCGATTGGATCGGCGCTCATGCGAGCGAAATAGAGCAGGCGCAGGCACGTTTTGATCGCATAGCGGGCTGA
- a CDS encoding DsbA family oxidoreductase: MSIEVYSDFVCPWCYIGHRKLKNALADLSPDARPKITWRAYQLDSNASNVPDQTAAKAMLGWYSSVEEAEARIAQIISTGKDEGLDLNLHRALPVNTFDAHRLIHFAQGTLQAEMLRERLFRAYHSEGLNIADLDVLAGIALEAGIEQAEARRFQQSDRFGDAVREDLSRGSQQGIRGVPSLVIDGGQPVSVNQDGLALRDLLKRALH, translated from the coding sequence ATGAGCATTGAAGTCTATTCCGACTTTGTTTGTCCTTGGTGCTACATCGGCCACCGAAAGCTGAAAAACGCGCTCGCAGACCTTTCACCCGATGCCCGCCCGAAGATCACTTGGCGCGCCTATCAACTTGATAGCAATGCGAGCAATGTCCCCGATCAGACCGCTGCCAAAGCCATGCTCGGATGGTACTCAAGCGTAGAAGAGGCAGAGGCGCGGATCGCGCAAATTATTTCAACGGGCAAGGATGAAGGTCTCGATCTAAATCTACACCGTGCGCTTCCCGTCAACACATTTGATGCGCATCGTCTCATCCATTTTGCTCAAGGAACCTTGCAAGCGGAAATGTTGCGCGAACGCCTCTTCCGAGCATATCACTCAGAAGGACTAAACATTGCTGATCTGGATGTCCTAGCTGGTATTGCTTTGGAGGCGGGTATTGAACAAGCAGAAGCACGTAGATTTCAGCAATCCGACAGGTTCGGTGATGCTGTTCGGGAGGACCTAAGCCGAGGTTCTCAGCAAGGCATTCGCGGGGTGCCAAGCCTAGTGATAGATGGTGGTCAGCCTGTATCAGTTAATCAAGACGGATTGGCGTTGAGAGACTTACTAAAGCGTGCCCTACACTAA
- a CDS encoding IS3 family transposase, whose protein sequence is MYSYEDRMRAVELYIKLGKRVRATIRELGYPTKNALKGWHREYERRQDLRIRSVSRPPKFSDAQKRVALEHYAGQGRCISWTLRALGYPGRATLTAWVREAFPETGTVSTGAYGAGNHSDAVKKAAVVGLYSRQESAQALAEKVGVSRPTLYAWKNQFLGSEAPATMKRKKSASLDPEIEELELLREALQRDIRELQIEHDLLKTASELIKKDLGGDLQGLRNREKTKLIVALKNRYKASALLARLGLARSSYFYHRARIALDDKYLPVRHAMKEAFESNHRCYGYRRLRACMMRHSISISEKVVRRLMKQEALVVPKPKRRRYSSYLGEISPAPENIIKRDFQASAPNEKWLTDITEFHLRSGKVYLSPIIDCFDGLVISWTIGTRPDADLVNTMLDAAVETIADSEARPVVHSDRGGHYRWPGWLERIDAAKLVRSMSRKASSQDNAACEGFFGRLKTEFFYPRDWRAFTAAQFIDEVDAYIRWYNETRIKMSLGGRSPIEYRKSLGLMP, encoded by the coding sequence ATGTATAGCTACGAAGATCGAATGCGCGCGGTTGAGCTTTATATCAAGCTCGGCAAGCGCGTGCGGGCCACCATCCGTGAGTTGGGGTATCCGACGAAGAATGCCTTGAAAGGCTGGCATCGAGAATATGAACGTCGGCAGGATTTGCGGATACGTTCTGTGTCGCGCCCGCCTAAATTCTCAGATGCACAGAAGCGGGTGGCGTTGGAGCATTATGCCGGCCAGGGGCGCTGTATTTCATGGACGCTGCGTGCCTTAGGCTATCCTGGCCGGGCCACGCTGACGGCTTGGGTGCGCGAGGCCTTTCCTGAGACCGGGACAGTTTCCACCGGGGCATATGGAGCAGGAAATCACTCTGACGCCGTGAAGAAAGCCGCTGTGGTTGGACTTTATAGTCGTCAAGAAAGTGCGCAGGCTTTGGCAGAAAAGGTCGGAGTTAGCAGGCCGACGCTGTATGCTTGGAAAAACCAGTTCCTTGGCTCGGAGGCTCCTGCCACAATGAAACGCAAGAAAAGTGCTTCCTTAGATCCAGAGATCGAAGAATTGGAACTTCTGCGTGAAGCCCTGCAGCGCGACATCCGCGAACTTCAGATTGAGCATGACCTGCTCAAGACTGCGAGTGAACTGATAAAAAAGGATCTTGGCGGCGATCTGCAGGGGCTGAGAAATCGGGAAAAAACCAAGCTGATCGTCGCCCTAAAAAATCGGTATAAGGCGTCGGCGCTGTTGGCCCGGCTGGGTCTCGCGCGGAGTTCTTACTTTTACCACCGCGCTCGTATCGCACTGGACGATAAGTATCTTCCCGTGCGCCACGCCATGAAGGAGGCTTTCGAAAGCAACCATCGTTGCTATGGCTACCGACGCCTCAGAGCCTGTATGATGCGGCACTCTATCTCGATCTCCGAGAAAGTGGTGCGGCGCCTGATGAAACAAGAAGCCTTGGTCGTCCCAAAGCCCAAGCGGCGGCGCTACAGCTCATATCTGGGCGAGATCAGCCCTGCGCCCGAGAACATAATCAAGCGTGACTTCCAGGCTTCCGCGCCCAACGAGAAATGGCTAACTGATATTACTGAGTTCCACCTCCGATCGGGAAAAGTCTATCTTTCCCCGATCATCGATTGCTTCGACGGCCTCGTCATAAGTTGGACCATTGGGACCAGACCGGACGCCGATCTCGTGAACACCATGCTTGATGCAGCGGTTGAGACCATCGCTGACAGCGAAGCGCGGCCCGTAGTTCACAGCGATCGCGGAGGCCACTATCGCTGGCCTGGCTGGCTGGAACGTATAGACGCGGCAAAGCTCGTTCGGTCGATGTCACGAAAGGCGAGCTCGCAAGACAATGCCGCATGTGAAGGCTTCTTTGGACGCCTGAAGACGGAGTTCTTCTATCCTCGGGATTGGCGGGCCTTCACCGCGGCTCAGTTTATTGACGAGGTTGACGCCTACATCCGCTGGTATAACGAAACACGCATCAAGATGTCCCTTGGCGGCAGAAGCCCAATCGAATACCGAAAAAGCCTCGGCCTTATGCCGTGA
- a CDS encoding Fic family protein: protein MWIHPFANGNGRWARIMADAYLAKINPDIFLDWSGGGTLNAESAHRSAYIAALRAADQHDFAPLVALVRSLAR, encoded by the coding sequence GTGTGGATCCATCCCTTCGCCAACGGCAATGGACGTTGGGCGCGGATCATGGCGGACGCCTACTTGGCGAAGATCAATCCGGACATCTTCCTCGACTGGTCTGGTGGTGGAACGCTGAACGCCGAAAGTGCACACCGGTCAGCCTACATCGCAGCACTCAGAGCCGCCGATCAGCACGACTTCGCGCCCTTGGTGGCGCTCGTGCGGTCACTCGCAAGGTAG
- a CDS encoding NADPH-dependent FMN reductase — MENLMMKIAIVVSSTRPTRKGRHVGEWVLENVSRPDAHFELVDLAEIDLPLLSEPKPAVFGPPYEQERTRAWSETVAGYDGFIFVVPEYNHSIPAPLKNALDHLYVEWHDKAAAFVSYGVDNGVRAVEHLRGILSELGIAHVGPSVGLSLSDFSDGVVSANERKAAALDAMLDKLIAWCGALAPLRVSSDDNQDRPRLGCSDLDSAQAATESIIAELQDGIDQGNADIYNRHFALDVMWGNPNGGTLLGYEELHAIHGQLLSANVAGPSRYEIVAARKVAVDVVVAHVRRAAIDASGVALEPAAAGVFSEMALYVLVRRRGQWWLAAGQNTPIASI, encoded by the coding sequence TTGGAGAATTTGATGATGAAGATAGCGATCGTGGTCAGCTCGACCCGACCAACTCGAAAGGGGCGGCATGTCGGAGAATGGGTATTGGAGAACGTATCGCGCCCCGATGCCCACTTTGAGTTGGTTGATCTCGCTGAAATCGACCTGCCGCTCCTTTCCGAACCGAAACCCGCGGTTTTCGGCCCGCCCTATGAACAGGAAAGAACGCGCGCCTGGTCGGAGACCGTTGCAGGATATGACGGGTTCATCTTCGTTGTGCCGGAGTACAACCACTCAATTCCCGCCCCGCTCAAGAACGCGCTCGATCATCTGTATGTCGAGTGGCATGACAAGGCTGCCGCATTCGTCAGTTACGGTGTCGATAATGGCGTTCGGGCGGTGGAGCATCTGCGCGGAATCCTGAGCGAACTTGGTATCGCACATGTCGGCCCATCCGTTGGTCTATCGCTGAGCGATTTTTCGGATGGTGTTGTGTCTGCGAACGAACGCAAAGCCGCTGCACTCGACGCCATGCTAGACAAGTTGATCGCATGGTGCGGGGCGCTTGCCCCCCTGCGCGTTTCGTCTGACGACAATCAGGACCGGCCCCGACTTGGCTGCAGTGATCTCGATAGCGCGCAAGCTGCAACAGAAAGCATCATTGCGGAGCTACAGGATGGCATCGACCAAGGGAACGCCGATATTTATAACCGGCACTTCGCGCTGGATGTGATGTGGGGCAATCCAAACGGAGGCACGCTGCTCGGATACGAAGAATTACACGCAATCCATGGGCAGCTCCTGTCGGCCAACGTCGCCGGGCCGTCACGCTACGAGATCGTCGCGGCGCGCAAAGTCGCCGTTGATGTGGTGGTAGCCCATGTGCGGCGTGCGGCGATCGACGCGAGCGGAGTAGCTCTCGAACCGGCGGCCGCCGGAGTGTTTTCCGAGATGGCACTCTATGTTCTTGTCCGAAGACGCGGGCAATGGTGGCTTGCAGCGGGTCAGAATACGCCAATTGCTTCCATATGA
- a CDS encoding MarR family winged helix-turn-helix transcriptional regulator, which produces MHGAAPTRRLWSRPTWLLNHLAGSGRRVLGNQVGPAFERNKYGILAALADGGAASQSVLSSRTGQDRGDLVAMLDKLEAEGLVARQPDPSDRRNKRVEMTEQGRSELKRLDKLVAEAQDILLAPLTQDERAEFLRLMKSLLIHHENYQEPD; this is translated from the coding sequence ATGCACGGTGCCGCGCCGACGCGGCGTTTATGGAGCCGACCCACATGGTTGCTCAACCATCTTGCCGGAAGCGGGCGGCGCGTTCTGGGAAACCAGGTCGGGCCTGCCTTCGAACGCAACAAATATGGTATCCTCGCTGCACTCGCTGACGGGGGGGCTGCCAGCCAGAGCGTTCTCTCATCGCGCACCGGGCAGGACCGGGGAGACCTCGTAGCCATGCTCGACAAACTCGAAGCCGAGGGCCTTGTTGCTCGACAACCCGATCCATCCGACCGACGCAACAAGCGCGTCGAGATGACGGAACAGGGCCGTTCCGAGTTGAAACGGCTCGACAAGCTCGTGGCCGAGGCGCAGGACATTTTACTCGCGCCCTTAACACAAGATGAGAGGGCAGAATTCTTGAGGTTGATGAAGTCTCTGCTTATTCATCACGAGAATTATCAAGAGCCAGATTGA
- a CDS encoding glutathione S-transferase family protein, translating to MTPILVYGFPSGSSMGLVAALEWLGKPYRLCRVDMFGEMRDPAYAKLNPRIETPALIADKGQIVTETMAIAAWLEARDAERRISFDPLSRDADRMHQLMAFVNTGFTGAFGPLWAAMEMDVPEPAVQAAWQKLGIEGVLDRHDKLEGLIESGPYLMGDRPTLADGILVGVARWLEFHQVAEVARWPKISAIRQVLEADPAVVFATGLENGEQLTGNGCCQGHVALADVIEQYGV from the coding sequence ATGACGCCGATCTTAGTATATGGCTTCCCGTCGGGAAGCTCCATGGGGCTGGTCGCAGCACTGGAATGGCTTGGTAAGCCCTACCGGCTTTGCCGTGTCGATATGTTCGGAGAAATGCGCGATCCGGCCTATGCAAAGCTAAACCCACGCATCGAAACCCCTGCCTTGATCGCGGATAAGGGCCAGATCGTGACTGAAACAATGGCCATCGCCGCTTGGCTGGAAGCAAGGGATGCTGAGCGGCGCATCAGTTTTGATCCGCTCTCGCGTGACGCTGATCGCATGCATCAGCTGATGGCCTTCGTCAATACAGGCTTCACCGGAGCCTTCGGCCCCCTTTGGGCCGCAATGGAGATGGACGTCCCCGAGCCTGCTGTTCAGGCCGCCTGGCAAAAGCTGGGCATTGAAGGCGTACTTGACCGTCACGACAAACTGGAAGGGCTGATTGAGAGCGGGCCCTACCTGATGGGGGACCGGCCGACACTGGCAGATGGTATTCTTGTCGGTGTAGCACGCTGGCTGGAATTTCATCAGGTCGCAGAAGTCGCGCGCTGGCCGAAAATCTCAGCCATCCGTCAAGTTCTTGAGGCAGACCCTGCTGTTGTGTTTGCGACAGGGCTTGAGAATGGTGAACAGCTTACTGGCAACGGGTGCTGTCAAGGCCATGTCGCACTTGCAGATGTCATCGAGCAGTACGGCGTATAA
- a CDS encoding helix-turn-helix domain-containing protein: MKELISRCPIEEVMQVLSGRWPTLLVYYLQDGTKRFSDLRRDNPTISHKMLTLELRKLEDAGVVQRTQFPGYPLRVEYDLTEAGQKLVPLLDGLGEWWLQNDEQTGVNVTDGTSLGAE; the protein is encoded by the coding sequence ATGAAAGAGCTTATTTCACGCTGTCCGATAGAAGAGGTGATGCAGGTCCTCAGTGGCCGCTGGCCGACGCTCTTGGTTTACTATCTTCAGGATGGGACAAAGCGGTTCAGTGATCTGCGTCGGGATAACCCGACGATCTCGCACAAGATGCTGACCCTTGAACTGCGCAAGCTTGAAGATGCCGGTGTGGTGCAGCGCACCCAATTTCCCGGCTACCCCCTTCGGGTTGAGTATGACTTGACGGAGGCTGGGCAAAAACTCGTCCCGTTGCTTGATGGCTTGGGGGAATGGTGGCTGCAGAATGATGAGCAAACAGGGGTCAACGTGACCGATGGCACTTCGCTAGGTGCTGAGTAG